The nucleotide window CTCAGGACTCCCTTGCCGGTTTCCGGTTTGCTCACAAGCGTCTCCAAACGCGAGGGGCCGGCGGTCTGAGCATCACCGTCCAGTCTGTCCTCCCAGAAACCTTTTGGAACAAAAGTCAATTTGTCGTATGACGCCTGAACTCTGTTTCGGAACGTGTAAATGTAACGACGGCAAATCCTCACAACAACACGCTTCGGCATCTCACCGTGCCAAGCCGATACTACTTACACCTCAGCTTCCCGAACAAAGCCCCATCCGCCGGTCCGCCTAGTGGAGAAGATACTGACCGAATTCTGAGCCGTGACGGGCCTAGTCACAAACCGTATATCGAGACTGACTTGGCACGAATAACGGCACCCGgcaatgtcgtcgtcgtacgcGACGAAccccgcacccgcacccgcacctGCACCCGCACCATTCGACTCAGCCACCGGCCCCGGAGGCGCGGTGTTGGCCAAGAGGCGGCGGATCAACTACGCCTGCAACTACTGCCGCAACCGCAAGACGCGCTGCGACGAGCAGAAGCCCTCGTGCCGGGCctgcatcgccgccggcatcgagTGCGTCACCACcgaccgccggcggccgggcgtcgaggtccagCGCCACGAGACCAAGCGCCGCGCGTCTcggacgtcgacgtcaacgtcgacgtcgtctctGGCCAGTTCGCTCCCGGCCGCCaagacgtcgtcgtccccgcACTCGCCTCCCCGGGAGGGCGGGGCCGAaccagcgccgccggccgaggtcccgaagacgaagaaggttTCCCCGTCGGAGAGGCTCCACCGCGGCTCCGTGGCCTGTCGTATCGATCCGTTATCAAGGGACCAaaacgtcgccgccgtccccgaggacgaggacaacTCGTCGACAACGGCTCAGCCGCCGGCAAAGTACCAGGGAAAGCTCCCCGTCGTACGCCCCAGCCGCGGGAGCAACTCGGTCGAGATCCTCGCTGACTGGTTGGACCTCGCGGCCCGCCGGCTGGGCATCCAACAGAGACGCGGTCTGCCGTCGGGCCCGGAGAATCCCCCGTCTCATCGCGTCCGCGGCCTTCTCTCGTCCGAGCCCCTCCCGTTCCCTCCCAGAGACGTCGCCCATCAGCTCGCCTCGCGCTACCTCGACGGTGCGAACCTGGTCTACCCTCTCGTCAACCGGGACCGTTTTCGACAGGACCTCGACACGGCATCGGAGCTCGGCCCGATCAACTTTGCGGAAACCCGAggcatcgccgccctggcGACGGTGTACCTGGTGCTGTGTGTGGGGTTCGCTTCCGAGTCGTTATCGGAGCCGCCCCTCGATGCGAGGGACTACGTGTCGTACTGCAaggccctcctcggccacctcgtcACCACAAACGACGTCGATACCGTCAGGGCGATAGTGTTGCTGGCCTTGTGCCTTCAGTGCTACGACGACTGCGCGGGCGCCTGGAACGccctcgggctcggcgtgTCCATGGCCACGTCGCTGGGCCTGCACAAGCCTCGCAGCGGCGAGggctgccgccgcagccgcacACACAAGAGGCTGGATTTtgtggacgacgaggagcggAGGAGGTTCTGGCTCGGCATATACGCCTTTGAGAAGTTCTTGGCCTTCGAGATGGGCCGCCTCTCCTCgatcgacgacgaggagtgCTACCCGGCCCGCGTCGAGATTCCCGCCGGCAACGGGACGTCGTCCAGGGACAAGGCGTTTTCTGTGACGGTCGACCTCGCCAGGATCCTTAGTGAGATCGGACGCAAGGCGGTCTTGGTCAGCCGCAAAGAAGACGGTCTTCGGGACGGCTGTTTGCAGGACGTCATTGTCGAGAAGATCGAGACGACTGGACAGGCTCAGTTGCTTCTGACGAGATGGGGCGAATCAGTACCGGACGAGTTGAGGTATGTAACTATTCACGAGATGGTTGGAACGTGGTCCCAAGGTACTTGAActcggcggcttcgagaaAGGCTGACAGTGCGTTCCGCCGTCCAGGCCAATATCGGACATCCTGATCGGCTCGAAAATATGCCCCTTTGCGTCCTTCATCTCCATGCACTACAACAACGCGTACGAAGCTCCACGAACCCCCTTTAATTTTGAATCATCAGCGAAACACACTAAATTACTCCCGTAGACTCGTGATCCTCTCACGCAACAGTCTCCTCATCAGCGAAGAGGCCATcaccaccggcgccgacatcaTCTCCAAGGGGAAACCGTGGGACTACATGATGCGCAACGGCCAGTCCCTCGCGGCCAACTCGGCGCGGAAGATGCTGAGGATCGTTGTCGAGGCGGTGGACTCCAAGTCGAACACGGTCCTGCCGAGTTTGCTGAATCCGCTCCACGCGCTGTCGACGCTGGCGATGCATGTCATCACGCACCCGGACTCTCGCATCTCGACCATGGATCTTCATGTgagtttttctttctttttttctcttcctgtAGCGCGGCTCCCGCTCCTCCTTTGGTGCGACGGTGAAGAGCTCACGTCTGCATTTCAAAGTTGATCCAGAATTCGTCGGACTCGATGAGGGAGATCTACATCAGGCTCCGAGGTGACGGGTTGCTGGACCTCTTGCTGCGGAAGCTCGACTTTCTCCTACAAAAGGGACTACCGCCGTCCGTCGGATCAAGCTACCGACACACCAACGGGCTGCCCACGCACGTCCCGAGGGCCGGGGAGACGCCCTGCCACCGGACGCCGGAGTACGCGTGGTCGGGCAGCGGCGATAACCGGCTCCTAGAAGAGGATTGTCCCGTCCCCACGGGGGGCCCGACGATACCCTGCTTCAGTCAGGGtcacgccgtcgccgacgggaGCGAGTTCGGGTTCGACTCGTACGGCGCCATGTCCGTGACCGGAGACGAGTGGTCCCCGAGCGGGTCGGACGGGATCGGCTGGGACTGGGCCTGCTTCTCCCAGTTCCTGTCCGGGCAGTTCCAGGTGCATTAATTACCGTTCTCCAACAAAATTCGGTGTAATCTCGCTTTGTGGGCATAGAATCCGTGATATCAGATTTTGAAGTCATCTACGGCCTCTTATGATGTCACAAGGAGGATGCCCGTTTAGCTGAACAGGCCGTGATGCAACCATTCGCAGCTGCGTGGTTCCGGTAATTTCGAGTTGTTATATTATTACAGTAACCGAGGACAGCATGCCTCCCCCTCTCCGTACAGGTTCCGATCAGCACTGCCGACGGTCCAGTTTCCACTCCGGCCGGCAAGATCCGGATGAACTCGGATATCCGGCCGTAAGCCGATTCCGGCAGCCTCCCTACATCGCTTGACGTTTTGTCATCGTTCGCTGTTACATGTGCAAGTTTGTGCGCATGTTTCCTTTCTGTAATATGTATACCGTAGATGCCCTGGCCGGATAAGGCAACAAAGTGCATCTAAGCGTCTACGACTGTAAACCTTAGATTCAAGTTTGCGACCTTCATGTCCGTCTCCAGGTCAAACGCTCCGCTCGCTCcccacaccaccacctccttTATTCTCTTCGCACCCATTTCCTCTCTATGCTGGATCAGAAACCATGCCGTTGAAGCTCCGTGGGCACTGCCAAGGATCGCGCGTCCCTCGGGCGAGTCCATTGAGAACGTCACCCGCCCATCCCAGCCCGGGACCTGCGGATACTTCGCTTGGCGCATGGTCTCGATGACAGTGTCGAAAGTCGGGGCGAAGTAAATATTAGCACGGAAGATGACCTTGAGGCTGCCGAACTCGACACCAACAGCCTGGCAGCTGTCCCGCCACTGGAAGTAGGCGAGGTCGGACAGCGTGTCCAGGTCAGGGACGTCCCCTACACCATCTTCCTTCTTCTGATACGTGGGACTCCAATTTGAGTCAAAAATGAATGCGCCGTCGTGCGGACCGGCCACATTGTAGTATCTCGCTTCCGTCGGCTGCAAGATGGAGGGAATCAGTACAGTGAACAGAGCCTGAGCTCTCCAAGTCTCTACTCACCTCCCCCTTACGCCCGTCTTTATACTCAAACTCTTCATTGTGGACAAAGCGGTAGAGTGCGAGTTTCTCTTTGTCTACTGGGAATTCCGGGTCTTTGAATGCCACATCCAACTTGTTCCCGAACTCGGGCTTTCGAACCTTCTGCCCTTCTTGCAAGGGAATCCAGGGCGCTTGAACATAAGGCGTCCACCCCCAATCGAACAGTTCGTCCGGGCTCGGGTATGGGCTGGCCCATTTTTTCGCGTCTTCGTCATTCAGGGAAAAGAGGCTATTGAGCCACTCGCCCTTCTTAACGCGGCCATCGTAACCTTTCCCAAAATCAGGGATTTCTAGTTTCACTCTCTTGGTAAGAACCGGGTCTGGTGCGACGTGCGTGGGGTTGACTGCCGGTTTGGGAGATGCGACGACAGGAATTAAGTGAGCCAACAACGAGAAGAACACTACACACAGACTCCTCGATCCAAAAGAGGGAATTGTTTTCACCGTCATTGTGATCGACGGCGGAAACGGGTGGGAGGACGGAGCTGCGATGCTGTGGACGCGCTCTAAACGAGTGTGGTAGAAGTGTGTTCAAATGCCAGCGGGAACGCGCGCGTTCCGCGGCCGTGAGCCTTTTCAACGAAAACGGAAGTGAAGAGTGACGGACTCCGCGCGTTCCCCGAGCTCTAGCATGGAGCAGCAGAGCATAGACTTGTATAGTGCCATGGAACTCTAAGCTAATCGTCCAGAGAAGCCACACGGATCCCATTACGGAGTAGCCCGTCTCTCGGATAGGCTGCCGTGATACCGGTCAACTCTCCTCGCCCTCTGCATGGACACACCTTGTAGTCGGCCGGTGGGATGGCCTGCACGCCCCCGAGGCGCCCCGGACAAGGCCCGACTTTTCGTGAATGCGAGAGTACAGTTTTAACTATTGCAGAGATGGACTGACGAAACGCGGTTACAGTATTAGAGTCGTTTCCATTTTCTACTCACAATCTAGTTGCCATGTTAGGAAGCATTGATGTGTTGATGGCCCTCTTCTGTTCACCATTTCTAGACTCCACTTGCAATTGGTCCCTTTTTTTTGTGGCCAACTCTTAAGGGTGGTGCTGTGCTGATGATACATTTTATATTTGAAATGTATTATTCGGGTGCGTTCCGTCATTCTAGTACGATGTATACTGGTTCCGACACAGGATATGGCCCTAGGAAGATAAGGATCAGCACAGGAAGCAAACTTACTCAAAACAATATACCTTGCTTTAAATTAAGTGATTAAACCTATACCGGAACGGATATTGACGTCGCACGGGCTCCACCGCATCTCACTGCCACCTTCAGCCAAACCATCACCACCCCAGCCCCAGCAGCTAAACCCCGGTAACCTGACAAACTATCTGCCAAGTCATATTAAGTTCGTTAATGTCCCCCTCCAGTCACTCACCCCTTCGCCGtcatcttctccctcgcctcTTATCCGCCACCACGTCGGACCACCATCGGCGTAAGGGACTGGGCAGTCCAGAAGTTCCTTTGCTTGAAACTCGCAAAACAGTTC belongs to Colletotrichum higginsianum IMI 349063 chromosome 5, whole genome shotgun sequence and includes:
- a CDS encoding Fungal specific transcription factor domain-containing protein, which encodes MSSSYATNPAPAPAPAPAPFDSATGPGGAVLAKRRRINYACNYCRNRKTRCDEQKPSCRACIAAGIECVTTDRRRPGVEVQRHETKRRASRTSTSTSTSSLASSLPAAKTSSSPHSPPREGGAEPAPPAEVPKTKKVSPSERLHRGSVACRIDPLSRDQNVAAVPEDEDNSSTTAQPPAKYQGKLPVVRPSRGSNSVEILADWLDLAARRLGIQQRRGLPSGPENPPSHRVRGLLSSEPLPFPPRDVAHQLASRYLDGANLVYPLVNRDRFRQDLDTASELGPINFAETRGIAALATVYLVLCVGFASESLSEPPLDARDYVSYCKALLGHLVTTNDVDTVRAIVLLALCLQCYDDCAGAWNALGLGVSMATSLGLHKPRSGEGCRRSRTHKRLDFVDDEERRRFWLGIYAFEKFLAFEMGRLSSIDDEECYPARVEIPAGNGTSSRDKAFSVTVDLARILSEIGRKAVLVSRKEDGLRDGCLQDVIVEKIETTGQAQLLLTRWGESVPDELRPISDILIGSKICPFASFISMHYNNALVILSRNSLLISEEAITTGADIISKGKPWDYMMRNGQSLAANSARKMLRIVVEAVDSKSNTVLPSLLNPLHALSTLAMHVITHPDSRISTMDLHVTHVCISKLIQNSSDSMREIYIRLRGDGLLDLLLRKLDFLLQKGLPPSVGSSYRHTNGLPTHVPRAGETPCHRTPEYAWSGSGDNRLLEEDCPVPTGGPTIPCFSQGHAVADGSEFGFDSYGAMSVTGDEWSPSGSDGIGWDWACFSQFLSGQFQVH
- a CDS encoding WD domain-containing protein, with the protein product MTVKTIPSFGSRSLCVVFFSLLAHLIPVVASPKPAVNPTHVAPDPVLTKRVKLEIPDFGKGYDGRVKKGEWLNSLFSLNDEDAKKWASPYPSPDELFDWGWTPYVQAPWIPLQEGQKVRKPEFGNKLDVAFKDPEFPVDKEKLALYRFVHNEEFEYKDGRKGEPTEARYYNVAGPHDGAFIFDSNWSPTYQKKEDGVGDVPDLDTLSDLAYFQWRDSCQAVGVEFGSLKVIFRANIYFAPTFDTVIETMRQAKYPQVPGWDGRVTFSMDSPEGRAILGSAHGASTAWFLIQHREEMGAKRIKEVVVWGASGAFDLETDMKVANLNLRFTVVDA